TGGTCGCCCGCATCCTCGATCACCTGGACGTCGAGCACGCACTCGTCAGGCGCTGGGGCGGCGAGCCGGACGCCCTCAATGCCTGAGCGGAGGGCGCCCTCGTGAGCGGCGCCCCCGTGAGCGACGCCTCCCTCGTCATCGGGCTCATCTCCGACACGCATGGGCAGGTGCGTGCCGACGTGCACCGCGCCCTGGGCGGCGTCGCCTTCATCCTGCACGCCGGCGACGTGTGCGGCGACGAGGTGCTCATGGAGCTGGACCTCATCGCCCCCACCATCGCCGTGCGCGGAAACTGCGACGACCCCGACCATCCGCGGCTGGTCCGCGCCATCGAGCGCGTGGAGCGCGGCGTCCGCATCCACGTGAGCCACGGACACGAGCTGGGCGTCCCCACCGTGGATCGTCTCCTCGCGGCCTACGACGCCGACGTCATCGTCTATGGCCACACGCACCGTCCTCTGTTCGCGCGGGCCGGCGCTCGCCTGGTCGTGAACCCGGGGGCGGCAGGCCCGCGGCGATTCGACATCGTGCCGAGCGTGGCGCGGCTCACCATCGGCGCCGGCGGCGCCGTCGACGTGGAGCTGGTGGAGCTCTCCGCGTAACCGCGCGTTCGGCGAGCGGGCCTAACGAGTCGCGGCGCGCCCATGGGAACTTCCCAATGGTGACGTCCTCCGGGCGTCGTGCGTGTAGCGGGTGCCACTGGGCATTTGCGCCACCGCCGTCGATACTTCCCGCGTGACGTTCCCCACTCCCTCCCGTCTCTCGTCGCTTCGCCGCTGGACCCGTGACTGGTCGCGGCGTCGCGCCGACCATTTCGGGCTCCATGGCGCCTCGGCGCTCGAGCACTGGCGCGGGCGCATCCTCGCGTCCATGCTCGGCTCCGCCCTCGTGTTCGGCATTCCGCCGCTGCTGGTCGCCATCTGGACCTACGTCGATCGCGGGCTGTGGGCGATGATCGTCGTCGACCTCGTGGCGTACGGCACCGTCCCCTACGTCCTCTTCAGCCGGCGCCCCACGTATCGCGCGCGCGCCTGGACCTTCATCGGGGCCTTCTGGGTCATCGGCGCCCTCGCCCTCGCCCTGGCCGGCTTCCGGACCGCCGGCGCCGTCTGGCTGACCATGGCGGCCCTCTGCGCGGGGATGCTCATCAGCGGGCGCGCCGGGCTGGCCGTGGTCCTGGCCAACGCGGCCTTCTTCGTCGCACTCGGGTTCGGCGTGGCGGCCCGTGCTTTTCCCTGGGCGGCGCGCGTCGAGTACCCCGTGCTCCTCTGGGTCATGTCCGGGCTCAACACGACGATGCTGGGCCTCCTGGCCACCCTCTCCGTCGCCGTCCTGGTCAATGGACTCGAGCGCGAGGCGGAGGCGCGCGTGCGCGCGGAGTCCGAGCGGCGCAGCAGCCAGAAGCTCGAAGCGCTCGGGACGCTCGTGGGCGGGGTCGCGCACGACTTCAACAACCTCCTCGCGCCCATCGTCGCCAACGTCGAGCTGCTCCTTTCGGAGGAGCTCTCCTCCGAGCAGCGCGAGGTGCTCGGCGACATCCGCGCCTCGGCCGACCGCGGGCGCGACCTGGTGCATCGCCTCCTCGTGCTGCCGCAGGGGAGGCTCGCCGAGGCGGGGACGTGCGACGTGGCCGAGGTGGCGCGGGAGGTGGCGCGCATCGTGCGCCCGCACGCCGGCCCCCTCGTGACGATCGACGTGCACACCACCCCCACGGGGGCGACGTGCGGGAGCGCGAGCGAGTGGCACCAGGTCGTCATGAACCTCGCGATGAACGCCGTGCAGGCGATGCCGGCCGGGGGGACGCTGACGCTCGAGGTCGACCTCGTGGACGAGTGGGGGCGGCGCAACTGCCGGCTCCGCGTCCGTGACACGGGGAAGGGAATGTCGCCCGAGACCCTGGCCCGCGCCTTCGACCCGTTCTTCACCACCAAGGCCCCGCACGGAGGGACCGGGCTGGGGCTGCACACGGTGCGCGGGCTGGTCAGGTCGTTAGGCGGGACGGTGCGCCTCGAGAGCGCCGTCGGGGCCGGGACGGCCGTGACGGTCTGCGTCCCGCTCGCCGAACCCGCCGCCGCGGTGGCGGGAGGCGCCGCCCGGTCGCCGGCGCCGGCGGAGGGGCGCCCGCTCCCCGCCCGCCCCCCCGCGGCGCCCGGGATCGCCCCTCCGCCACGTGCAACGCCGTGGACGATCCTCGTGGTCGACGACGAGCCCGCGGTGCTGGAGTCCACGCGACGGGCGCTCGCCGCGATGGGGCACACGGTCGCCACTGCCCCCTCGGCGGCCCACGCCGAGGCGTGGTTCCGCGATCACGGGGCGCGCTGCGACCTCGTCATCACGGACTACCGCATGCCCGGCCGCACGGGGCCGCAGCTCATCGCCTCGCTGCGCGGATCGCGCCCCCACCTCCCCGCCGTCGTCGTCAGCGGCTACGCCGCCGAGGCGGCGGGCGAGATCCGGGCCCTCGGCGGGGCGACGGCGCTCCTGGCCAAGCCCTACGGACTCACCGAACTGCGCTCGGCGATCGACCGGGCCTGCCCCGCCGCCGCCGCGCGGAACTGATCGCCCCGGGCGCGGGGGCGCGCGCCGGCGCCGCCGCACCGAGATCGCGCCGCACCGCGCGCGTGCCTAACGCCGCGGGGCCATCCCGATGGCGTCGGCCGGGACCGTGGCCTGCAACTCCTCCGGGCGCGTGCTGAACCACGACGTCACGAGCAGGAGCTCGTCGATCTCGTGCGCGGGAACCGTCGCCACCGCCTCCGACGTCCCGCCCTCGAACACGCGCTGGGAGGCGTCGCCCAGCGCCTCCCACTCGGCAGGCGTTCGGGGGGCGGGAAAGTCCCCCCGCACCACACCGCGCCGGATCAGGTAGAAGCGATCCTCGCCCCCGTGCCCCGGGACGATGTACGCGAACGTCAGCGACTCCACGGCGAAGCGCAGGCGGGCGAACTGCTCGCGCAGCCCCTCCAGGCGTTGCAGCTTGTCGCGCAGCGCGGCCGCCCGCTCGAAGGCCAGCGCGTCGCTCGCCCCCTGCATCGCCGCCCGCAAACGCTCCAGCGGCTCGTCGCTGGCACACTCCAGGAAGGCCCGCGCCTGCCGCACGCGGTCGTCGTACTCCGCCTCGCGGACGGCCGCGACACACGGCCCCAGGCACGTCCCGATCTCGTGCCGGATGCACCCCGGCGTGCGCGGCGGGAAGGGGAGAAGCTCCCCCTGGTCGGCGAAGCGCATTCGATGGTCGAGCGTGCAGTCGCGCAGCCCCAGCGCATCGCCCAGTTCCCGAAGCGCGTCGCGCAACCGCTCGGCGCCGACGAAGGGCCCGTAGTAGACCCCCCCCCGCTCCCCGGCCCCCGACCCCCGCACCACGGTGAGCCGCGGCGCCACCCCTCCCCCCATGCGCACGAAGGCGTAGTGCCGCGCGTCGCGCTTCATCGCCACGTTGAACCGCGGACGCAGGCGCTTGATCTGCCGCAGCTCCTCCAACAGGGCGGCGAACTCGCTGGGGACATAGCTCCACTCGATCGTCGCCGCCTCGCGGACGATCCTCGCCCCCTTCTCCTTCGGGTAGGCCGCCCGGAAGTAGCTCAGCAGGCGCGTCCGCACCTTCTTGCTCTTTCCGACGTACACCACCTCCCCCCCCTCGCCGAGCATCCGATACACCCCCGGTCGGTCCGCCGCCGAGCCGCGCACGATCTCGCGCAGCGCGGCCAGGCGCTTCGCCTCCGCTCGCCGCTCGGTCGGGGTCAGTGCTGGCATCGATGACAGAAGACCGTCGTGCGCCCGTCGATGGCGTGCGTCTCGGCGAGCCTCGTCCCGCACCGCTCGCACGGCTCGCCGCCACGCCCGTAGGCATGCAGCTGCGCCGCGAACCCCCCGGCGCGATTGGAGGGGTCGCGATAATCCCTGAAGGTCGTCCCGCGCGCCAGCACCGACGCCCTCAACGTCGTCACCAGCGCCTCGTGCAGTCGCTCCACCTCGTCCCGGCGTAGCGCCCGCGCCGCGCGCGAGGGGTCGATCCCGGCACGCCAGAGCGCCTCGTTCGCGTAGATGTTGCCGACTCCCGCCACGATCCGCTGGTCCATCAGTGCCTTCTTGATCGCCAACCGAGACCCCCGAAGAAGCCCCGATAATCGGTCGGGGGCGAACTCCGGGTCAAGTGGCTCCACACCGATGCGCGCGCAGTAGTGGGCGAGCGCGGCGTCGTCGGCCAGCGTTACCGTCCCGAGCCGTCGCACGTCGCGGTAGCGGAACCGGCCGCCGTCGGCCAGCTCCCACTCGATGACGGAGTAGGGATCGGCCGGAGCATAGGGTTCGACGTGCAAGGTCAACTCCATGCTCTCGCCCGGTTCCGTTTCGCTGCGCCGTGAGGCTGGAGCATCGTCCACGAGGACGGCACCGGTGAATCGCGGCTGGATCAAGAGGTGCCAGCCGCCGGACAGCGAGATTATCGCCGTCTTGCCACGCCGCCAGACGCGCTCGATCCGCCGCCCCCGACATTGATGCTCCAGGTCGTCCTTGAATGCTCCGCGCAGCACATCGCCACGGACGACGCGAACATGCAGGATGCTCCTGCCGGAGAGTCGCGCGTTCAACTCGCGCGCGATCGTCTCGACCTCAGGAAGCTCCGGCACGGCGGGCCAACTCTCGCCACCCGATATCTCGGCGGAGCACCTTGTCGGCAAATTGGACGGACTCGGCTGCTACCAGGCTGAGCCGTTGGGCCTCGCGGAAGGTCGAGGCCACCGCCGTCACCGCGAAGACCCGCCCGCCAGCGGTCACCAACGCCCCGTCATCTCGGCGCCTGGTTGCGGCGTGGAAGGCGACGACTCCTTCGGGGAGCGGTGGGAGCACGATGGGTGCTCCGGTCGTCGGCGCCTCGGGGTAGCCCGGAGAGGCGACCACCGTCGTCACCGCGGCGCCACCACGGACCGTGACGGTGGGAGCATCGGCCAGCCCCCCCTCCACCGAGGCGCCGATCAGGAGCGGCAGCAGATCGCCCTCGATCAGTGGGAGGACGACCTGGGTCTCGGGGTCGCCGAATCGGCAGTTGAACTCGACCACCCTGGGACCATCGCCCGTGAGCATCAACCCGACGTACAGGAGCCCCCGGAAGGGCGTCCCGCGGCGCCGCATCTCGGCGAGCGTTGGCGCCACGATGCGCTCGCTGGTCGCCCGCAGCACGCCCGCGGTGGCGACCGCAACGGGGGCGTATGCACCCATCCCACCGGTGTTGGGGCCGGCATCCCCCTCCAGCAGGCGCTTGTGGTCCTGTGCGCCCGGCAGGAGCACGAAGTGCTCCCCATCCGTGATGGCAAAGATGGAGAGCTCCTCACCCTCCATGAACTCCTCGACCAGCACCTCCGCCCCGGCGGCGCCGAACGCCCCACCGAACATCCGGTCTATCGCCTCCTCGGCCTCGGAAATCGTGGCAGCGACGACCACCCCCTTTCCCGCCGCCAGTCCACTGGCCTTGATGACCACCGGAGCACCACCGGCGCGAACCGCGCGCTTGGCCGACTCCGCATCGCCGTGCCAGGTTGCCCGCGCGGTCGGTACCCCCGCCGCGAGCATGACCTCCTTGGCGAAGCGCTTCGACGCCTCCAGCTGGGCCGCCGCCCTCGACGGGCCGAACACCCTGAAGCCCGCGTCGCGCAGCGCGTCGCTGACCCCCGCCGCCAGAGGGGCCTCGGGGCCGATGATCACCAGCGACGGGTGCTCCGCACGCGCCAATGCGACCACGGCCGCCGGGTCGGTCACGGTGACCGGAGCGCAGCGGCCGAGCGAATCGATCCCCGGATTTCCCGGAGCGGCTACCAGATCGAGCGATGGGTCATCCTGCTTGAGCTTCCATGCGATGGCGTGCTCACGCCCGCCACTCCCCAGGAGGAGAATCTTCACGTCCCCGACGATCCCTTGAATGCGGTGTTGAAGGCGTCGCGCGCCCGGTCGAAGACTCCGCTCAGCGAGTCCATCGCCCCGCGCGCCTGCTCCCCATAATAACCGACCGCATCCTCGATGTCCGACGACAGGGGCGGGGCACTCGCGTCGCTCCGGCGCCGGTAGTCCCCCGCCAGGATCCGCTCGTACGCCCCGGACTGCACCCAGCGCTGCAACTCCGCCGCCCGCACCGTCCCGAACGGATGCGTGCGGAACGCGGTGTTGATCACCTGCCAGACCTTGTCGGCCAGGTCGCCCTGTGCCTCGTAGTGCGACGCCTGCTCGAGGAAGGCATCCACCGAGAGCGAATCGTCGAGCTCCTTCCCCCCCGCCATCTTCATGAAGGTGCTCGCGGTGACCCGGAAGTCCTGCGTCGCGAGGAGCCCGGCGCGATCGGCCGAGAACTCTGCCTTCCGGTACCACTCCATCAGGGCCAGCTGGAAGGGGAGGAGGGCGAGGCCGGCGAGGAAGGGGAGGTTGTTGATCCCGATGGTGAGGATGATGATCGCGATCGTCGTGTAGGTCGTGTGCCCGCTCATGATGTGGCCGAGCTCGTGCCCGAGGATGTCGCGTCGCTCCTCGTCGTCCAGCAGCTCCATGAGCCCCGAGTTGAGCACGATGAACGGCTTCTCGAACCCCACGGCCGCCGCGTTGACCAGCGGCGTCTGCGTGACGTAGAGCTCGGGCACCTCCTTCCAGTCCAGGGTCGCCAGGACCTCCTGGTACTGCGCCCAGAGCCGGGGACGCTGGGCGGGGCCCACCCGGACCGCATTGGCCAGGAAGAGCTGGCGCACGCCGCGCTCCCCGAAGTACGCGGCCACCTTGCGCACCACCTGGTCGAAGCCCGGGATCGCGCGAAGGGTGTTGAGCGCCGCGCGATCGGCGGGGTGCTCCCAGGCGGCGGAGGAGATGTCGGTGAGGACGATGCGCTCGGGCATGGAGGCTCTCGAGACGGGATTTGGGAGACGGGGGACGGGAGTTCGGGGACGAAGCTCCCGCCCGGCGGCGGGTGGACCTACCTACGACCTGCGCGTGGGGAAAGTGTCGCCCTCTTCCCTCCGCCGGCTACGCCACGCCCTTGAAGGCGTGATCGATGTCGGCCACGAGGTCGTGCACGTCCTCGACCCCGACGCTGAAGCGGACCAGCCCATCGCCGATCCCCAGGCGCTGGCGTCGCTCGGGGGGGACCGAGGCGTGCGTCATCGTCGCGGGGTGGCACACGAGGCTCTCCACCCCGCCCAGCGATTCGGCCAGGGTGAAGAGGTGCAGGTTGTTGACCACCCGTTCCGCCTTCTCGCGCGACCCCAGCTCGATCGAGATCATCCCCCCGAAGCCCGACATCTGGCGGCTGGCGAGCGCGTGGTGCGGGTGCGACGCGAGCCCCGGGTAGTACACGCGCTCGTCACCGAGTCGCTCGGCCAGCCACGCGGCCACCTGGCGGCCGTTGGCGTCGTGCGCCGCCATCCTCAGGTGCAACGTCTTGGTCCCGCGGAGGACCAGCCAGGCGTCGAACGGCCCGGGGACCGCCCCGGCGGCGTTGAGGATGAACTGCAGCCGCGCCGCCAGGTCGTCGTCCTTCACCACCGCGCACCCGCCCACCATGTCGCTGTGGCCATTTAGGTACTTGGTGGTGGAATGGAAGACGATGTCGGCCCCGTGTTCCAGCGGGCGCTGGAAGACGGGGGTCGCGAACGTGTTGTCCACGATGAACAGCGCCCCGTGCCGCCGGGCGATCTCGCCCACGGCGGCGAGGTCGGTGATCCACATCAGGGGGTTGGTCGGCGTCTCGACGATCACCGCCTTCACGTCGGGCGTCATCGCGTCGGCCACCCGCTGCGGGTCGCGGGTGTCGACATACGTGAAGCCGAGCCCCATGTTGGCCAGGATGCGGTCGAACAGGCGCGGGGTGCCGCCGTACATGTTGTCGGCGCAGAGGATGCGGTCGCCGGATTTGAACAGCTTCATGATGGAGTCGATCGTCCCCATCCCGCTGGCGAAGGCGAAGCCATGCGTGCCACCTTCCAGCGCGGCGATGTTACGCTCGAGGGCCTCGCGCGTGGGATTCTTGCCCCGCGCGTACTCGTAGCCCTTGTTGTGGCCGAGCGCGTCCTGCGCGTAGGTCGATGTCTGGAAGATGGGGGTCATGATGGCGCCCGTCGTCGGGTCGGGGCGTTGCCCGGCATGGACGGCTCGGGTGCCACACGAGAACTGCAGGTCTTCGTCGAAGATGCGCGACATGAGATTGGGTGCGAGAGGGAACGACGTGAAGATACCACACGCTGCCGCGGCCGGGATGGCCGGAGGGGATTCACCTCGGTCGGGGGAGGGGAGATGCCACGCATCCTGACCCCCGCCAACCCGGCGTTCGAGATCGCGGAATCGGTGCGGTGCCTCGTGGTGGACGACGAGCCGCACCTCCGGCGCGTCCTCGTGCGCCTCATGCAGAGCGACGGCTTCACCTGCGAGGAGGCCGGCTCGGGGCTCGAGGCGCTGGACGTGCTCTCGCGTCGCCCCGCCACCCTCGTCCTCACCGACCTCCAGATGCCGGAACTCGACGGCATGGGGCTCCTCCGCGAGGTCCGCGCGCGCTTCCCCGACACGGCGGTCATGCTCATCACCGCCGTCGCCGACGTCGGCACGGCGGTGAACTGCCTCGCCGAAGGGGCGATGGACTACATCACCAAGCCGTTCCACCTGGACGAGGTGCGGGCGCGCGTGCGGCAGGCGCTCGAGAAGCGCCGCCTCATCCTCGAGAACCGCGACTACCAGGACCGGCTCGAGGAAAAGGTCGCCGTGCAGGCGCGGCGCCTCGAGGAGATCTTCCTCGCCTCCATCCAGTCGCTGGCCGAGGCGCTCGAAGTCAAGGACCCCTACACGCACGGCCACTCGCTGCGGGTGGCCAAGTACTCGTCCGTCATCGCCCGCTCCCTGGGGCTCGACGCCGAAGTCGTCAGGCAGGTCGAGGTGGGGGGGAAGGTGCACGACATCGGGAAGATCGGCGTGCGCGAGAGCGTGCTGAACAAGGCCGGCCCCCTCACCGACGAGGAGTACCGGCACATCATGACCCACCCCGTGGTCGGGTGGCGCATCCTGAGCCCCCTGCTCGACGAGATGCCGATGGCGCTCAACATCGTGCGCTCGCACCACGAGCGCTTCGACGGGCGCGGGATCCCCGACGGGCTGGCCGGGCTGGACATCCCGATCGAGGCCCGCATCGCGGCGGTCGCCGACACCTTCGACGCCATGACGAGCGAGCGCCCGTACCGCCCGGGGG
The DNA window shown above is from Gemmatimonadetes bacterium SCN 70-22 and carries:
- a CDS encoding DNA-formamidopyrimidine glycosylase — translated: MPELPEVETIARELNARLSGRSILHVRVVRGDVLRGAFKDDLEHQCRGRRIERVWRRGKTAIISLSGGWHLLIQPRFTGAVLVDDAPASRRSETEPGESMELTLHVEPYAPADPYSVIEWELADGGRFRYRDVRRLGTVTLADDAALAHYCARIGVEPLDPEFAPDRLSGLLRGSRLAIKKALMDQRIVAGVGNIYANEALWRAGIDPSRAARALRRDEVERLHEALVTTLRASVLARGTTFRDYRDPSNRAGGFAAQLHAYGRGGEPCERCGTRLAETHAIDGRTTVFCHRCQH
- a CDS encoding phosphoribosylamine--glycine ligase; this translates as MKILLLGSGGREHAIAWKLKQDDPSLDLVAAPGNPGIDSLGRCAPVTVTDPAAVVALARAEHPSLVIIGPEAPLAAGVSDALRDAGFRVFGPSRAAAQLEASKRFAKEVMLAAGVPTARATWHGDAESAKRAVRAGGAPVVIKASGLAAGKGVVVAATISEAEEAIDRMFGGAFGAAGAEVLVEEFMEGEELSIFAITDGEHFVLLPGAQDHKRLLEGDAGPNTGGMGAYAPVAVATAGVLRATSERIVAPTLAEMRRRGTPFRGLLYVGLMLTGDGPRVVEFNCRFGDPETQVVLPLIEGDLLPLLIGASVEGGLADAPTVTVRGGAAVTTVVASPGYPEAPTTGAPIVLPPLPEGVVAFHAATRRRDDGALVTAGGRVFAVTAVASTFREAQRLSLVAAESVQFADKVLRRDIGWRELARRAGAS
- a CDS encoding cystathionine gamma-synthase translates to MSRIFDEDLQFSCGTRAVHAGQRPDPTTGAIMTPIFQTSTYAQDALGHNKGYEYARGKNPTREALERNIAALEGGTHGFAFASGMGTIDSIMKLFKSGDRILCADNMYGGTPRLFDRILANMGLGFTYVDTRDPQRVADAMTPDVKAVIVETPTNPLMWITDLAAVGEIARRHGALFIVDNTFATPVFQRPLEHGADIVFHSTTKYLNGHSDMVGGCAVVKDDDLAARLQFILNAAGAVPGPFDAWLVLRGTKTLHLRMAAHDANGRQVAAWLAERLGDERVYYPGLASHPHHALASRQMSGFGGMISIELGSREKAERVVNNLHLFTLAESLGGVESLVCHPATMTHASVPPERRQRLGIGDGLVRFSVGVEDVHDLVADIDHAFKGVA